The DNA region GCCCGTCGGGCGCGACGGCGTGGATGCGCACGCTGTCGGAGTCGATGTCGCCGAGCGCGAAGGCCCATCCCGAGGTCGGAGTGGGTGCGGCGAATGAGTAGGTCGTCGTCGAGGGACTCATCGCGTTGTCGGCTTTGGGCCGCAGATTCAGGTACGGCTGGTCCCTGCTCGATCCGTACTTCGCCCCGATGGGTGTGCCCTCGGACAGCCAGATCGACGTCCCGGAGATGACCCCGACCTGCCCGGCGCGAGAGTCGCTGGTCATGGTGGCGGTGAGCGCAGGATCGGGCGCCACCTGCACCGTCGTCGTGTAGGCACCGCTCGTGCCGGCGAGCGGGCCCCACGTAGCCCACGACGTCACCGCCGCCGCGGCAGGAAGGGCGCCGACGAGCACGGCGATGAGGACGATCGATCCGGCGATGATCCCGTTGCGGCGAAAACGCATGGCGTCAGCGTACTGATATACCGGATCGCTGAGAAGTGGATTCCTCCCGACTACACGTCGGCGATGAGCCTCTTGCCCAGGTCGACCGTGTCGTCGATCTCGTAGCCGAGGCGTCGGTAGAACTCGACGACCTGGGCGTTCCCCGTCCGCACCTGCAGGTTCACCTTGGGGCAGCCCAGATCGCGCAGACCGGCCTCGACGTGGGCGACGAGTGCCCTGCCCACCCCGAGCCCTCGTGCATCGAGATTCGTGGCGAGATAGTTCATCCACCCGCGATGTCCGTCGTAGCCGGCCATGACCGAACCGAGGATCCGCCCTGTCTCGTCCTCCGCCACCACGAAGAGATGCGGCTGCACTGTCGCCTTGCGGGCGATGTCCTGAAGCGGGTCGTTCCACGGTCTCGTGAGACCTGCGGTCTCCCACAGGGCCACGACGGCATCGGTGTCTTCGGGCTGGAACGGTCGGATGCGCACCGGTCCAGCTTTCCAGATCGACCCCGCCTGCCCGGGTCAGCCCTCGCGGGAGAACGTGATGTGCGTGACACCGGACTCGGCGACCTCCGAGGTCACGCGGTAGCCCGACTCGAACCCGCGCAGGTCGTCCCACAGGCGGATCCCGCTGCCGATCAGGATCGGCGTGATCCCCACATGCAGGTCGTCGACGAGTCCGGCGCGAAGGTACTCGCGCACGGTCGTCGCCCCGCCTCCGACGCGCACGTCGCGTCCATCCGCAGCGGCGACCGCCTTCCGGAGCGCCTCCTCGGGCTCGGCAGACAGGAAGTGGAAGCTCGTGCCGTTGGCGAACTCGATCGACGGACGCGGGGTGTGCGTGAGCACGAACACCGGAGCCTGGAACGGCGGCTCCTCTCCCCACCATCCGCGCCAGTCGGGGTCGTCCTGGTTCGCGTGGAGCCCGAACATCCCGGCCCCCATGATCTCGGCGCCGATGTTCTCGAAGTAGTGCGAGGCGTACTTCTCGTCCACGCCGGTGGTGCCCGCCCCGCTGGTGTCATGGAAGACGCGTTCGTGGAACGTGCGGGTTGCCGTATATGCCGCCGTCAACCGCCCCCAGTCCTCGCCGAACGGGTTCTCGGGAGTCTGATCCGTCGTCGTGGCGAAGCCGTCGAGCGAGATGTTGAGATCGACGCGAACACGGGTCATGACTGCCTCCGGAACTGCACGGGGTGACGACGCGTCCATCGACGCGCCGTCACCCAGCGTCAGCGTTCAGCGACGCCTTGTCAAGGACGAGGGTCTTGATCAGATGGCGTCGCCCTGAACGGGCCCTTCCGTGTTCGGCTTCCATCCGAGTGCGGGTGCCACATGTTTCGCGAACGACTCCAGCACATGCAGGTTGTACTCCGGTCCGAGCTGGTTCGGGATCGTCAGCATCAGGGTGTCAGCGGCCATCACCGCCTCGTCCTGCTTCAGCTGTTCGATCAGCACGTCGGGCTCCGCCGCATAGGTCTTGCCGAACGTGGAACGGAAGCCGTCGATGATGCCGATCTGGTCGGCGTTCTCCTCGCTGCGAAGGCCGAAGTAGGCCCGGTCCATATCGGACACCAGCGGGAACACGCTGCGACTGACCGAGACGCGCGGTGTGCCGGTGTGACCGGCCTCCTTGTACGCCGAGCGGAAGAGGTCGATCTGCTCACGCTGCAACTCGTGGAACGGCTGCCCTGTGGCCTCGGTGACGAGCGTCGAGCTCATCATGTTCAGGCCCTTGCGACCCGTCTCGATCGCGGTGGGACGCGAGCCCGATCCCCACCAGACGTGATCGCGAAGCGTCGGCGACTGCGGCTCGATCGCGAGGTAGCGTCCGGCGCCCACCATGCGGGGATCACCGGGGGCGATTCCCTCGCCGTCGATCGCGCGCAGGAACAGGTCGAACTTCTCCCGGGCGATGACGCTCCCGCGCTCGGTGTCCTCCTCATCGACGTAGCCGAAGGTCTCATAGCCGCGCAGAGCCGTCTCGGGTGAACCGCGGCTCACCCCGAGCGCGATGCGTCCGTCGGAGATCAGATCCAGCGCGGCCGCTTCTTCCGCGAACTGGAACGGGTTCTCGTAGCGCATGTCGATCACCCCGGTGCCGACCTCGATGCGCTTCGTGCGCGCCGCCATGGCCGTCAACAGGGGCATCGGCGAAGCCGCCTGACGCGCCCAATGGTGCACACGAACGTATGCGCCGTTCACACCGATCTCGTCTGCGCCCTCGGCGATCGCGATGGTCTGCTTCAGCATGTCCCCCGCGGTGCGGGTCACTGAGCCGGGCACATCCGCATAGTGCCCGAAGGAGAGGAATCCGAAAGCCTTCATGATCTATTCCAACGCATGGAAACGCCGTCTATTCCCCCGGTACCAGGATGCCGTCGAGCACGAGTGACCGGATGCGTGGCTCGATCTCGGCCCACAGATCCGGGAGCGGAACCTCGAAGAGGTCGGCCAGCGCCGAGACGATCTGCACCACGGTGAGCTCGCCGTCGCACGCGCCCACGAACCCGGCGAGCGCGGGATCCACGTTCACCGTCCGGGCGAAGCCGCCGCCCTGTCGCAGCTCGATGACGCTCGGGTCGTCGTTGCCCGGAAGCAGGTGCCGGGCCTCGGTGACATCGGGTGCCGTCACCAGCGTTGCAGGAAGCCCGTCGGCGAGGGCGTCGTGCGCGGCCAGCCCGGTACCGAGAGCGGCACCGACGTTGGAGACCGGCTGGGCGATGCGCTCCGTACGGCGAAGCGGAGGCGTCGAGCCTCGCCGCATCAGTACGTAGCCGAATCCGACCGACGTCACCCCTCGCGCGGCGAAGTCGTCAAGCCAGGCGGTCAGCAACGGGGTGAATGCAGGGTCGCGGGGTGTGGTGCCGCCGTCACGGATCCACAACTCCGCGTAGCCGAGCGGCGACAGCTCCTCGCGTTCGATCACCCAGAGGTCGATGTCGCTCGGCACCCACGCGTCGAGACGTGCGAGGCCCGTGATCCCGGCCCGCGACTCCCAATTGCCGAGCAGCTGGGCGATGCCGTGCTGCGTCAGATACGCGGGTGCGCTCCGCACGAACTGCTCGACGAGCGCGTCTCCCTCCAGTCCGCCGTCGCGGTATTCGTACGCCGGGACGCCGTCCATCCGGGGGGTGATGACGAACGGCGGGTTGGAGACGATCAGGTCGAAGGCCTCGCCCGCGACGGGCTCGAACATGCTGCCGTGTCGGAACTCGATGTTGGCCACGCCGTTGAGGCGGGCGTTGAGTTCCGCGAAGGCCAGGGCGCGCTCCGAGATGTCGGTCGCGATCACGGTGCCGGCCCGACGGGCGACGAGGAGCGCCTGGATCCCGCACCCGGTCCCCAGATCGAGCGCGCGATCGACCTGGATGGGAACGATCGTCTCGGCGAGAGTGCGCGACGCCCCGCCGACCCCGAGCACGTGGTCGAGAGGAAGAGGGCCGTCGAGCGCGACCTCATCGAGGTCGCTGGCGATCCACCACTCCCCGACGCCGTCGGCGTCTACGAACGACTGTGGACGCAGCAGGACGGTCGGGGTCACGGTATCGGCATCGGCTTTCGCGAGTGCGAGCGCCACGAGCCCGTCCACGCCGAGCTGCGGCAATGCGGCGGCGACCGCCACCCGCGGCTGCGGCATGCCGAGCACCAGGAGGCGTCCCAGGGTCGCCAGCACGCCCCCGTCACCGGCGATCGCGCGCAGGATAGGCTCTCTCATCCCGCGGGCGAGGGCATCGTCGGCCTCCTCGCCCCACAGTCGGCGAAGGGGCGCGGAACGCAGGTCGGCGGCGTCGAGATCAGAAGCGAGTGCGGCGACGAGAAGCGGGTCGGTGTGGGGTGCGGGGGTGTCGGACACGGCCGTCACTCTACGCGTCTTCAGGGTTCTCCTTCCCCAGGCCTCCTAGAATCAGGGGGTCAGTACTCACGATCAGCCCTTTTCCGGGCGTTCGAGGAAGACCTTCATGACCGCGATCACCCCCGAGCACGGCTTCCGTGCGCGCCTGCGAAGGCTCGCAGGCGGGACCGCTGTACTCGCGATCGCTTTGGGCGCCTACACGGTCGCTCTCCCGAGCACCGCCATCGCCGCCGGCGGATCCTCCTCAGACGACGAGCAGAGCATCGGGTTCCATGTCTCCGCAGGTCTGCGGGGGCTCGTCGCCCCCGGTTCCGCGACCACGGCGATGATTACGCTGCAGAACGACACGGATTCGAAGCTCTCCGGCGGTCAGGTGCAGGTGGAGCTCAGCAAGACTCCCCTGACGGATGAGGCGTCGGTCACGAGCTGGCTCGACGAGGGTGAGGCTCCTGGCGACTTCGCGACGATCGGTTCCGAGACGACGGCGCCACTCGAGGCCGACACGTCGGCCACGGCGACGGTCTTCGTGCCCGCCGACACCCTCTCCGATCTCACCCCTGGTGTGTACCCGCTGCGCGCAGAGCTCACCGGCGCGAAGACGGCGAGCGCCACCGACGATCGCGCGACAGCCGTCGCGGCCGCCGCCACGAGCGTGCTGGTCGTGGCGGACTCCCAGACGACGCAGGTCGGTGTCCTGGTCCCGGTCACCGCGACGCCGGAGGGTGGGGCGCTGCTCAGTTCCGACGAACTCGCCGCGCTCACCGCGCCGGACGGTGCTCTCACCGCTCAGCTCGACGGTGTCGCAGGAACCACCGCGGTGCTCGCGATCGACCCGTCGATCCTCACGGCCATCCGCGTGCTCGGCTCCTCAGCGCCGCGGTCGGCCCAGGACTGGCTCACCCGTCTCGAAGCTCTGCCCAACGCACGGTTCGCACTGCAGTTCGGTGATGCGGATGCCACCGCTCAGGCACAGGCGGGGCTACCCGCACTCCTGCAGCCGACGACGCTGGCTCCGTTCCTCGATCCCGCGAACTTCCCGCAGGCACCTGCCAGCGTCTCCTCGACGGACGGACCGAGCGCGACGCCGGGCCCGTCCCCCAGCCCGACCAACACGCCGCAGCTTCCTGACGACCAGGAGCTCACGGCCGTCGAGGGTGCCCTTCCTCGAATCCTGTGGCCGGACGACGACCTCGGACCCGACGACCTCTCCTCGTTCACGCGCTACCTCGGCGAGGGCACGACCACGGTCGTCTCCTCGGCAGCGCTCGGCGGACAGAGTGCGGCGCACGCCACGCTCGGCGGAAACGACCTCCTGGTCACAGACACGGGCCTGTCCGAGTCCTTGTCCGACGTCGCGGCCGAAGCGGACCCGCTCGATCGCCAGCGCCTCCTCGCCGAGGCCGCTGCTCTGCTCCTGCTCGCCGAGGATCGCGTCGCCGGTGCCCCCCTGCTCGTCGGACTCGACCGCGACGAGAACCGCGACGCCGACGCGTTGCGCGACGCGATCTCGGCCGCCGATTCGATCGGATTCGAGCTGTCCGCGCTCCGCGCGACACCGCCGGTTCCGGCCGCCCTCACCTCCCAGGCCGATCCCGCTCGCGCCACCGCGGTCAACGAGCTCCTCGCCGATGAGGGCACTCTCACCGCCTTCGCCTCGATCCTCACCGACCCCCAGGTGCTGCTGAGCCCCGAGCGCATCAGGATCCTCCGCACGCTGGCCGTCGGATCGTCGGCGAAGTCCTTCGCCGACGGTGTCGAGAAGCACCGGAAGCGCACCACGGAGACGCTCGCGGCCGTGAGCATCCCGCCGTCCAGCACCATCCAGCTGCTCACGGCCAACGCCGACCTGCCGATCGCCGTGCGCAATGACCTTCCGTGGCCGGTGACGGTGCAGCTGTTCGTCTCGCCGACCGACCCGCGCCTCGAAGTCACCCCGATGACCGAGACCGTCGTCGAGGCGAACTCGACGAAGCGCGTCAAGGTCCCGGTGTCGGCACGCGTCGGCAGCGGTGAGGTCGACCTGCGGCTCAGCCTCTACAGCCCCACCGGCGTGCAGATCCAGGGTCAGCAGGAGATCCGAGTCGCCGTTCGCGCCGAGTGGGAGACCATCGGTCTGGTCATCTTCGGAGGTCTCGCCGTCCTCCTGATCACCCTCGGTGTGATCCGGACGGTCCGCCGCAAGCGCCACGAGGCTGCTGAGGAGGCCGAGGCGGAGGCCGAGCTCGAGAAACTCGACGAGGTGGCCGCGGAGGCGGAGGTGTCCACGGAAGACGAGGTGGTCGTGGAAGCCGAATCCGATGCTCCTGCACCGACGACTGGAGACAAGACCGGCGACGGGAGACAGATTGAGTAGTCTCGGCCGCGCGAGCGCCATCATCGGCGCCGGCACCCTCGTCTCTCGACTGACCGGCCTGCTCCGCAGCATCGTGCTCGTCGGAGTGATCGGCTCGTACAAGTCGGGTCCTGCTGATGCTTTCGCCGCTGCCAACACATTGCCGAACAGCGTGTTCTCGCTCATCTCCGTGGGAATCCTCACGGCGGTCATCGTGCCCCAGATCGTCAAGGCAGCTGCGGATGCCGACGGCGGAAACGCCTTCATCTCGAAGCTCTTCACGCTCGGCACCGTCGTACTCGTCGCCGTCACTGCCATTGCGACGATCGCGGCCCCGTGGCTGATCCAGCTCGTGGCTGGCGGCCTCTCTCCCACCACCCAAGCCTTGGCGACTGCATTGGCCTACTGGTGCCTCCCACAGATCCTGTTTTACGGCCTCTACGCGCTCCTCGGCGAAGCGCTCAACGCCCGTCGCATTTTCGGCCCGTTCACGTGGGCGCCCGTCGTCAACAACATCGTCTCCATCATCGGGTTCCTCGTGCTGGGCTGGGTGTTCTCGCCGGTCTCCCGGGTGTCGGCGGACTGGACCCCCGACATGATCGCAACGCTCGGCGGTACCGCGACGCTGGGCATCGCTATCCAAGCGCTCGTTCTTCTGCTGTTCTGGCGGCGCACCGGACTCTCTCTACGGCCTGACTTCCGCTGGCGCGGCGTCGGACTGGGAGGGGTCGGCAAGCTGGCAGGCTGGACTTTCTTGATGGCTTTTGCGTCGCTGGCGGCTGGCATCCTGCAGGGTCGGATCGTGAGCGCCGCCTCTGGGACTGGAGCCTCCCTCGCCGTCACGGGCAACGCATGGCTAATCTTCATGTTGCCGTACTCGGTCATCGTTCTCTCCATAGGTACGCCGTACTTCACGCAGATCAGCGAGCATGCTGCGGCCGGTCGTCACGACGAGGTACGTGCGGACATCTCCCGCAGCATCCGAACTCTCCTCTTCTTCATCGTCGCCGCGGTCGCTGCCGTCGCAGCGGCGGCGATCCCGGCCTCTCGTGTTTTCACCGAGAGCGCCCCGGACGCTCAGGGCGCGGCGCTGGTGCTGCTCTGTTACCTGCTCAGTCTGATTCCGTTGACCATCCTCTTCATTGTCCAGCGCACGTTCTACGCTTACGACGACACGCGCACGCCGTTCTGGTTCACGATCTTCCAGTGTGTGCTGATCGTCGTCACCGCGCTCGCAGCCGCAGCGCTCCTCTCGGCAGACGTCATTCCCCTGACTCAGCTCGCCGCGGCCGTCGCCCTCGGGCAGTCGATTGCCAGCACCCTCCAGACGATCGTTGCCACCTGGTTGCTCCACCGCAAGATCGGCGGGCTGGGCGTCGCATCCTGGATGATCGCGATCCTTCGTTTCGCGATCGCCGGGCTACCGGCAGGACTCGCGGGTTGGGGAGTGTTCCAGCTTCTCGGTGGCACCACCGGATGGGCCACCTCCGGTGTGATCCCCGCCACCCTCGGCACCGCGATCATCGGGCTCATCGTGGTGATCGTCTACATCGCCATCCTCGCCGCCCTGCGTGCCCCTGAGCTCAAGGCCGGCAGCGCCCTCATCCGTCGCTTCCTGCCCGGTCGCTGATCCCACCCCAAAGGCTTCTCCCAGCGCAGCGGCGCAGACTGTGCGGGGAATGCCTCGCGGTTACCATGGGTTGAAGCATTCGAAGGTCATTCGACTGCAGTTTCTAAGACGGAGAGCACATGCGTCAGGTCATCATCATCGGCTCCGGCCCCGCCGGATTCACGGCTGCCATCTACGCGGCCAGGGCGAACCTCAAGCCGCTGCTCATCGCGAGCTCCGTCGAGGTCGGCGGCGAGCTGATGAACACCACCGAGGTCGAGAACTACCCGGGCTTCCCCGAAGGCATCCAGGGCCCCGAACTCATGGCCAAGTTCCAGGAGCAGGCGGAGAAGTTCGGCACCGAGGTCGTCTACGACGACGTCACCGAGCTGCAGCTCGACGGTCCCGTCAAGAAGGTTATCCTCGGCAGCGGTGCGGAGCACGAGACGCAGTCCCTGATCTACGCGACCGGTTCCGCCTACCGCAAGCTCGGCATCGAAGGTGAAGAGCGCCTCTCGGGCTACGGCGTCTCCTGGTGTGCCACGTGCGACGGGTTCTTCTTCCGCGAGAAGACGATCGCGGTCGTCGGAGGCGGCGATTCCGCGATGGAAGAGGCCACGTTCCTCACCCGTTTCGCCGACAAGGTCTACGTCATCCACCGCAAGGACACCCTGCGAGCGTCGAAGATCATGCAGGAGCGCGCCTTCGCGAACGAGAAGATCGAGTTCGTCTGGAACAGTGAGGTCGCCGAGGTGCTCGGTGGTGACTCCGTGACCGGCGTGCAGCTGCGCTCGACCGTTGACGGCACCCTCAGCGACCTCCCGCTCGACGGACTCTTCATCGCCATCGGCAACGACCCGCGCACGCACCTCGTGCACGACAAGCTCGAGCTGACGTCGGAAGGCACCATCTGGGTCGACGGCCGTTCGTCGAAGACCTCGGTTCCCGGAGTCTTCGCTGCCGGCGACGTCATCGACCCCACCTATCGTCAGGCCATCACGGCTGCCGGCACGGGGACGGTCGCCGCTCTCGACGCGGAGCACTTCCTCGCAGACTTCGAAGACGCCTCCGTCGAGGTCCCGGCAGCCGAGGCCGCTGAGATCCTCACCGCCTCGGCATAGCCCGGGAACACTTTCCCCTCGTCGGCTGTTGTAGCAGACGAACCTCGAATCAAGGAGAACTCTGATGAGTGCAAAGGCTACGAGCCAGGCGACCTGGGAGCAGGACGTTCTGCAGGCCGACGGTCCGGTGCTGGTGGACTTCTGGGCTGAGTGGTGCGGTCCGTGTCGTATGGTCGCGCCGGTTCTGGACGAGATCCAGGCCGACAACCCCGACAAGATCACCATCCTCAAGCTCAACGTCGACGAGAACCCCGAGCTGGCGATGAAGTATCAGATCACGTCGATCCCGGCGATGAAGGTCTTCCACGGTGGTGAGGTCAAGACGACCATCATCGGCGCCAAGCCCAAGTTCGCGCTCGAGAAGGACCTTGCCGCATTCATCGGCTGATCCTCTGACAAGAAGGGGCCGTACCTCCCGGGGAGGTACGGCCCCTTCTTCGTCTCCGCGTCGCATCGCGTCCGCGACGCCGTCCTTCTCAGTGCTTGTCGTGCACCGAGACGGACGGCAGTCCGCGCGCGGCGCGAGCCCGATCGAGGATGTTCTGGATCACGGCCGTCTTCCCGTCGTTGTACGAGCCCTCTCCCCGAAGGGCGGTGCCCACGGCGGCATGCTTCGCACGTGCGTAGAGCTCGACGTCGTCCGGATGCTGCAACAGCCAGTCCCGAAGTATCCGCTGGTTCACATCAGCCCACTCGTCCGCGCCGAAGAAGTGGGCAATTCGCGTGCGGACGCCGTCCTGCTCGAAGATCATCACCCGGTGGCTGCGCACTCCGCTCCCGAGCCTCCACCCCACGGCTTCGAGACCGGCTCGGTGCCGCCCGAAGTCATCCTCGTCTGCGATTCGCACGGCGAGGTCGATGATCGGTTTGGCATCCATGCCCGGGATGGCGGTGGATCCGATGTGCTCGACGAGCCAGTGCGGATTCCCGCACTCCCTCAGCTCCACCGCGATGTTCTCGAAGACCGCTGCCCAGCTCGGATCGTGGGGAACGAGAACCACGCCCACCTCAGGAGGCGTCGGCGACGGTCGGATCCCAGCGCCGGTGGCGCTGCTTCTCGTCCAGCAGGCCCCAGACGGCCGATGTCAGCTCCGGGTACTCCAGGGCGATCTGCCGGAGCACGCGATAGTGTCGGGCCGCATTGGGACGCACGCCGTCGTTCGCATTGATGTTGTCCGCGCGCAGCAGGTAGACGACGAGCTCATCGACGCTGGGGAGCTCTTCCATGAACTCCCAGGGGTCCTCTCCCCCGAGAAGGCGCTCCTGGATGAGGACCGCGAGTTCGTCCGCCGCTTCGGCACGCAGCACTTCCAGGCTGGCGCGACGCTGTACGGACTCGGTCATACTTCCAGCCTACGTCGGCTGCGGGCCCCTCCGGCGCTCCACCTTCATGTTCTCGGTCATGTCTTCGAGCTCCCTGCCCTTGGTCTCCGGCACCTTGAAGAACACGAAGAAGAACGACAGGAGCGCGAAGAACGCGTAGAACCCGTAGGCGAATGTGAGGCCGATCTCAGCGAACGCCGGGAACGTCGTGGAGATGAAGAAGTTCGCGACCCACTGCGCTGCAGCCGCGACGGCGAGAGCACCGGCTCTGATCGAGTTCGGGAAGATCTCGCCCAGCAGGACCCACACCAGCGGACCCCAGCTCGCGCCGAAGAACACGACGAAACCGTTCGCGCAGATCAGGGCGATGGTGGCCCACGGGTCGGGAAGCGTCGCCGTCCCCTGCGCGTCCAGCGTGCCGAACGAGAATGCCACCGCCATGAGGCCCAGCGTCACGGTCATCCCGACGGAACCCACCAGCAGCATGATCCGGCGACCGATCTTGTCCACCAGCAGAATCGCCACGATCGTGACGACGATGTTCGTGACCGAGGTGATGACGGAGGTGAGCAGAGCGCTGGATTCGTCGAAGCCCACCGACTGCCAGAGGGTCGTCGAGTAGTAGAAGATCACGTTGATGCCGACGAACTGCTGGAACACCGACAGCAGGATGCCGATCCAGACGATCGGCTTCAGGCCGAGACGGTTGCCGCGCAGGTCACGCAGCGACTCCGAGCGCTCCGTGTCGATGGTTCCGGTGATCTCGTCGATCTTCCCCTGCACATCGACGGTCCCGGTGACGGTCTCGAGAACGTCGGCAGCTCTCTTCAGCTCACCCTTGCGCACCAGATATCGCGGAGATTCCGGCAGCCGAAGCGACATGAGCCCGTAGACCAGGGCAGGGATCGCGGCCACCATGAACATCCAGCGCCACGCGGTGAGACCCCACAGCGGCTGGTCCGCGGCACCGGCGATACCGGCGAGCAGTGCGTCGGAGAGCAGTGCCGCGAAGATACCGGTGACGATGGCGAGCTGCTGCAGGGAGCCGAGGCGCCCGCGGATGGCGGCCGGCGACACCTCGGCGATGTAGGCCGGTGCGATCACCGAGGCAGCACCGACGCCGAGGCCCCCGATGACTCGCCAGATGATGAGATCGACGACGCTGAAGGCGAGACCGGAACCGATGGCGGAGATGAAGAACATCGCGGCGGCGCCGACCATGACCGGGATGCGGCCGTATTTGTTGGAGACCGGACCCGCGAACCAGGCACCGACGGCGCAGCCGATGAGGGCCGAAGACACGGCGAAGCCCTTCAGGGCAGTCCCGAGATCGAACCCCGAGACGTCGCCCGCCAGCGCGTCGACGGCACCGTTGATCACGGCGGTGTCGAATCCGAAGAGGAAACCACCCAACGCGGCCGCGATACTGACGGCGATCACGCGGCGCTTGATGGCTGCTGGACCGGCTGTTCTCGACATGACATCCCCCTCGTCGTCACGATGACGCGAGTCTAGGCTAGCGCTGCTCCTGTCGGGAGATCACTTCGACGAGCCGTAGCCGCCCTCTCCCAGTTCTTCGAGAATGCGGTTGAGATCCTGGATCGAAGCGAAGTCGATCGTGACCTGGCCTTTTCGTGCACCTAGAGCGATCTTCACCCGGGTGTTCAACCGGTCACCGAGCTTGCCGGCGACCTCATCGAGGTACGCACGTCGTGCACCGGGAGTCGGCTTCACGGACTTGCCGGCGCTGGGCTGCGACTTGGCCGCTTCCTCCGTGGCGCGCACCGACAGGTCTTCGTTCACGACCTTGTCCGCGAGGCGCTGCATGGACTCGGGATTGTCGAGGCTGAGGATCGCGCGTGCGTGGCCCGCGGTCAGGACTCCCGCCGCCACCCGCTGCTGCACCGGCACCGGCAGTTTCAGCAGACGGATCGTGTTGCTGATCTGCGGACGAGAGCGTCCGATACGAGTGGCCAGCTCTTCCTGGGTGATACCGAAGTCTTCGAGCAGCTGCTGATAGGCCGAGGCCTCTTCCAGCGGGTTCAGCTCGGAGCGGTGAAGGTTCTCGAGTAGCGCGTCCCGCAGGAGATCTTCGTCGGCGGTGTCGCGGACGATCGCGGGGATGACGTCGAGACCTGCCTCGCGAGCGGCACGAGTGCGCCGCTCGCCCATGATGAGCTCGTACTGTCCCTCGGTGTTCTTGCGAACCACGACGGGCTGCAGCACACCGAACTCACGCACGCTGTGCACCAGTTCTGCCAGATCTTCGGGGTTGAAGTGTGTTCGAGGCTGGCGGGGGTTGGCGACGATCGTGTTCGGGTCGACCTGGATCAGGTGGATGCCGGGGACGATCTCGAGATCGGGTGCGTCGGCCTCCACCTCCGGCGCGGTCTCCGCGTTCGCCTGTCGCAGGCTCGCACCAGGGAAGAACACGTCGACGGGACGTTCCGACTGATCAGCTGTGGGGATGAGGGCGCCGATACCCCGACCCAGCCCAGTGCGCTTCGCCATCATTTCTCCTTGCTCTGCGTCGCTGTGCGCGACGCGATTTCAACAGCGGCCTCACGGTACGCGATCGCGCCGGCGGACTGACCGTCGTATGCGATCACGGTCTGACCGAAGCTGGGGGCCTCCGATACCCGGACGGAACGCGGGATGACCGTCTCGAGTACCTGCTCCG from Microbacterium sp. SY138 includes:
- a CDS encoding GNAT family acetyltransferase codes for the protein MRIRPFQPEDTDAVVALWETAGLTRPWNDPLQDIARKATVQPHLFVVAEDETGRILGSVMAGYDGHRGWMNYLATNLDARGLGVGRALVAHVEAGLRDLGCPKVNLQVRTGNAQVVEFYRRLGYEIDDTVDLGKRLIADV
- a CDS encoding dihydrofolate reductase family protein, producing MTRVRVDLNISLDGFATTTDQTPENPFGEDWGRLTAAYTATRTFHERVFHDTSGAGTTGVDEKYASHYFENIGAEIMGAGMFGLHANQDDPDWRGWWGEEPPFQAPVFVLTHTPRPSIEFANGTSFHFLSAEPEEALRKAVAAADGRDVRVGGGATTVREYLRAGLVDDLHVGITPILIGSGIRLWDDLRGFESGYRVTSEVAESGVTHITFSREG
- a CDS encoding LLM class flavin-dependent oxidoreductase, which produces MKAFGFLSFGHYADVPGSVTRTAGDMLKQTIAIAEGADEIGVNGAYVRVHHWARQAASPMPLLTAMAARTKRIEVGTGVIDMRYENPFQFAEEAAALDLISDGRIALGVSRGSPETALRGYETFGYVDEEDTERGSVIAREKFDLFLRAIDGEGIAPGDPRMVGAGRYLAIEPQSPTLRDHVWWGSGSRPTAIETGRKGLNMMSSTLVTEATGQPFHELQREQIDLFRSAYKEAGHTGTPRVSVSRSVFPLVSDMDRAYFGLRSEENADQIGIIDGFRSTFGKTYAAEPDVLIEQLKQDEAVMAADTLMLTIPNQLGPEYNLHVLESFAKHVAPALGWKPNTEGPVQGDAI
- a CDS encoding methyltransferase, with the translated sequence MSDTPAPHTDPLLVAALASDLDAADLRSAPLRRLWGEEADDALARGMREPILRAIAGDGGVLATLGRLLVLGMPQPRVAVAAALPQLGVDGLVALALAKADADTVTPTVLLRPQSFVDADGVGEWWIASDLDEVALDGPLPLDHVLGVGGASRTLAETIVPIQVDRALDLGTGCGIQALLVARRAGTVIATDISERALAFAELNARLNGVANIEFRHGSMFEPVAGEAFDLIVSNPPFVITPRMDGVPAYEYRDGGLEGDALVEQFVRSAPAYLTQHGIAQLLGNWESRAGITGLARLDAWVPSDIDLWVIEREELSPLGYAELWIRDGGTTPRDPAFTPLLTAWLDDFAARGVTSVGFGYVLMRRGSTPPLRRTERIAQPVSNVGAALGTGLAAHDALADGLPATLVTAPDVTEARHLLPGNDDPSVIELRQGGGFARTVNVDPALAGFVGACDGELTVVQIVSALADLFEVPLPDLWAEIEPRIRSLVLDGILVPGE
- a CDS encoding DUF6049 family protein; this translates as MTAITPEHGFRARLRRLAGGTAVLAIALGAYTVALPSTAIAAGGSSSDDEQSIGFHVSAGLRGLVAPGSATTAMITLQNDTDSKLSGGQVQVELSKTPLTDEASVTSWLDEGEAPGDFATIGSETTAPLEADTSATATVFVPADTLSDLTPGVYPLRAELTGAKTASATDDRATAVAAAATSVLVVADSQTTQVGVLVPVTATPEGGALLSSDELAALTAPDGALTAQLDGVAGTTAVLAIDPSILTAIRVLGSSAPRSAQDWLTRLEALPNARFALQFGDADATAQAQAGLPALLQPTTLAPFLDPANFPQAPASVSSTDGPSATPGPSPSPTNTPQLPDDQELTAVEGALPRILWPDDDLGPDDLSSFTRYLGEGTTTVVSSAALGGQSAAHATLGGNDLLVTDTGLSESLSDVAAEADPLDRQRLLAEAAALLLLAEDRVAGAPLLVGLDRDENRDADALRDAISAADSIGFELSALRATPPVPAALTSQADPARATAVNELLADEGTLTAFASILTDPQVLLSPERIRILRTLAVGSSAKSFADGVEKHRKRTTETLAAVSIPPSSTIQLLTANADLPIAVRNDLPWPVTVQLFVSPTDPRLEVTPMTETVVEANSTKRVKVPVSARVGSGEVDLRLSLYSPTGVQIQGQQEIRVAVRAEWETIGLVIFGGLAVLLITLGVIRTVRRKRHEAAEEAEAEAELEKLDEVAAEAEVSTEDEVVVEAESDAPAPTTGDKTGDGRQIE